The genomic window AAGAAGTTTAGGCGGGTTCTTGTGCATTTTTCACAACAACCGCAATTTCCACTTTGATCACCACCCGCCCAACACACTTTAAGCACTTCACTAGCTGTATTATTTTGCGCTATTTTTGCCACTTTTTCCGTTCGTGAGAATCCTGCCCCATAATGAATTATCTCCATCATATTATTAGACATCATAAAGTCTGTTACTGGACTAGATCCCCATGGCAATAAAAATTCATCATAAGGATCCGAACTACCAATTAAACCAAAATCAAATTCATCTCCATACATCAGCAAACACGCCGCAAGCTCAAGACCGTGAGAATCATCCCATTTCTGCATTCTAAGCTCTCTACTATTTGTACGTATTGTCCTAAGATCAATAGACAACTCATCTAGCAATGGAGATGTACGTTTCATTAACTTTGTAAAATCCTTATGATTATAAATATCAATATCAAAACCATGCACCATAAGCGCAGTATTTACATCATACCTTTTATACTCTGGAATTTTACTATCTTTGTTATTTAGTATATTAAATATAGCATCAACACCGCCTGAGAATAAAGTTATCGCTTTCTGCTTATCCCCAGATTTATGGATATTTATCACCTCATTTGGAATAATATCAATTTTCTTATATAAATCCGGTTTCCAACAATTCCACGCAAGCAACAACTCTTCCATATTACGGATAGCTTTGGCCGACATAATACCATTTACTCGTAAATCTTTGCCTTGTTCTGCGGCATGCAATAAAACAGCGAGAACATTAGCGTCAACCGGACTTCTCTTTGACCAAAGAACCTCTCGATCAAATTCATAGAATATCTCTATCTTCTTCGCTGTTTCACTATCAGTTAATATTGTGGTTCTTTTAGTTTTATTATCAATTACTTGATTTTCTACCGAAAGTTCTAAATATCGCATATTCTTACATAAGTTAATAAATAATTAATACAATGGTAACTATTTATACTTTTATTAAGAATATGTAAAGATTTTTTAACTATTTTTTAACCAAAAAAGCATAAAGACATGATAATAGCAGAATTATTTCTTTATATTCAATAGCTTATCATGCAGGCAATGACTATTTTTATTATCCATAAAATCGGTCATAAACCACCACTTTTAAGTGGTAAACAAGTAATAGTTTACATGCGTAGCATGTACGCTTATTGCTCCAACCACTTTAGTGGTAATCCAACCTGCCGACTTCAGTCGGTAGTGGTTGAGTATAACTACAAGACAACAACTATGAATAGCCATTAACTATATATAATATATATATAGATTTACGTATTTGTATAAATTCTATTGTATTGCAATTGATAAAACTGCCCTTCAGATTAAAAGAGCCAAAGATTCTTACACACTAGGTAAGCTCTATTATCTTTTCACTTAAAGATTCAACAACCCCAAACCATGTTGTCTTTTTGAATTTCATATTATGGAGAAAATTCTTCATTGAATCCGATGGATCAATTCCATACAAGTTAAGTCTTTCAAAATTATCCCTGACAAAGATCACAGACAAAATAGTTTGTTCTTCAACATGTCCAGTTTTAGGGTTTAGTATATCGTCATTTGCATTAACTAACACCTTATCTATAGGTAACAATTCATAAAGTTCACGCGCTACACGTAAAACACAGCTACATACATAATCTTGATAAAGTTCATTAAACTCACCTTTAGGCATTTTCTTGGTTGATAATGTACCACTCTGTCGTAAACTATATTTTTCTTGTGGAACTACTTCTTCACTATGTACATTAAGATTGACCGTCATATTTCCAGTTTCATCTATATTAAATCTCAGACTAGAACCAAGTTCTTCAATCCCTAAGAACGGATTAAATTCTAGAACCGCATCTAAGTAAGATTTAGGGTCTTTATTCAATAACTTTTCAGCAATATCTCTCTCTTTTTCCCAAAGCGCGTATTTTTTAATAAAATCTGATAAATCACTTTGATATTGACTCTCGTCCTCACCTATCGCTTTTGTTATGGCATGCTTCAAAGAAGTCTTCTTTTTATGCACATTACGAAATATTTTGTTCAAAATATTGGGTTTAAAATTCTCATATTTACTCTGCGCGTTAGCTTCATTATAGCCAGTACGTTTAGGCTCAGATGGTGGTTTTTTCTTCGCTTTTGCGTTCCAATTATTTTTTTTACTATTACAATCAGTATGGATAGAAGTAATTTGCTTTATATACTCTTCAAAAGCATTTACCGTATTCTCAGCATCTTCAAGAGCCTGAAGTTTGGCTTGCCGCTTTTGTCTACGCTCAGCTTCCCGCGCTGACCGTCTCATATCAGCCTCAATAGATCTTAACATCCCTTTCCAGCCCATAACAAACCATACATTGTTTCATAATTTACTAAACTATTGCGCTAAAATTCTTATCCAACTCCTTAAGAGCGCCATTTATGAAGTTTACCTCAGACCTTGCGAAAAAATGGCCGGTAATTCCGCTGTACTCATCAATTATTATCTTACGAGCGGTATCTTTATAAAAAAACATCTCAAATATTGCACAGCGCAAGATAGAGACAAGTATCGGACTAGTTCGCTCCGCCCCCCACTTTTCGCTTATCACCATCCCTATACGTTTTTCTATATCACCACTCCACTTAACGACACCTTCCAAAATATCCTTAAGCAGAGAATAATTAGGTTCCAGCTTCACTCCAAACCGTAATTTTTGCTCATCCTTATTATTAGCCACATGTTTTTTAAGCTCGGCTATCTGCACCTCCGGCGATATATCGCTACTTACCGCTAGCTTCTCATAAATACACTGAACAGCCGCCATCCTAGCGGCTCTTTTTTTCTGTAGTGACTGATTATGTCCAGATTTTCTCACTTCACTCATTGCTCAGACATAACCTTATTTTTTATAGTGATAAGCTTAAGGCAAGCCTCCACCGCCGCCTTTCCTTTATTGCCTTCACCAACGCTCGCCCGCTTAAAAGCCTGCTCATAATCCTCTACGGTGAGTATCCCATAGCCAATCGGAATATTATATCTAAGAGATAGATTCATAATACCACGCGCGCTTTCACCACAAACATAATCATAGTGCGAAGTCTCTCCACGAATCACACAACCAAGCGCTACATACCCGTCATATTTGCCACTAGCTACCGCCATATTGATAGCCGGAGGTATCTCAAAAGCACCGGGTACTTCAATCTCCTCAAAATTGGCGTTCATATGCTCTAGAGTCCGCCTCGCTCCCGACAACAGCTCGTTAGAAATTTCAGGGTAAAAATTGGCCGATACAACCAATATATGCGGCGATAGATGAAACATATAACTTCCTCTTGATTATTTTTTAGCTATGGTCATTTAAGGTAATCTTTACCGCAAATGACTATCAAAATCAATGCGTAAGAGCATTGATTTTACGCCGCGTAGCGAGCGAGACAACTTTATTTTTATGAGGAAAAATAAAGTTAAACTACTATACTTTATCAGCTAATTAAAGTCTTGATAGCCCTTAATAGTGAGTCCGTAACCATCTAGACCAATAATAGAACGTTTAGAGTTAGAGAGCAATATCATATCACGCACCCCTAAATCCAGCAAGATCTGCGCTCCTATCCCATAATCCCTGAGTTCCACCGGACAATGTGGCTCTTCCCCAAGCCTTGCTCTTATTTTATCGGAAACCGCCGTACGTATTGGCTCACGAATAAGCACCACCACCCCACCATTCTCCCGCAAGCTTATATACTCCATAGATTTCCGCAAGCTACCAGAAGCACCACTGTGACTATCACCAAGCATATCCTGCAACAAATTAAGTGAATGCATCCGTACAATAGTTGGTTTTCCAGCGGATACATTCCCCTTCACCAGTGCTATATGCTCAGAATACTCGGTACTACTAGTATATATGACCATTCGCCAATCACTTCCATTTTCCCCGCCAAAATCACTGTGAAAATCACTTTCTATGACTCTTTGCACCAATTTTTCCGAACGTCTACGATATGAGATAAGGTCAGCGATGGTCGCTATTTTAAGATCGTGGTGGCGAGCGAACTCTATTAAATCCGGCATTCTCGCCATTGTCCCATCATCATTCATTATCTCGCAAATAACCCCCGATGAATTAAGACCAGCAAGCTGCGCTATATCAACCGCCGCTTCTGTATGCCCTGCCCGCACCAACACCCCACCATCACGGGCAACCAATGGAAAGACATGTCCAGGAGAGGCTATATCAGCAGCGTTTTTTGAAGGATCTATCGCTACCTGAATGGTATGCGCCCGATCGGCGGCTGATATTCCGGTGGTAACGCCCTCCCTCGCCTCAATGGAAACCGTAAACGCTGTCTGGTGACGCGAACCGTTATTCTGCGCCATCAAGTTAAGACCTAATTTTTTTACTCTTTCACTATTAAGCGCTAAACAAATAAGCCCTCGCCCGAATTTCGCCATAAAATTAATAACAGACTGCGTGGCGAATTGCGCCGGTATTACCAGATCCCCTTCATTCTCTCTATCCTCATCATCAACCAGAATAAACATTTTGCCGTCACGAGCGTCGGCTATTATGTCTTCAATCGGTGATAAATATTTTGATTGTGGCATATTATTTCTCCAATAACCTCGCCACATAGCGAGCGAGCATATCTATTTCCATATTAAGTTCACCACCCTCTTCCTTGTAGCACAGAGTGGTGTTTTGCCAAGTATGAGGGATTATATTTACCTTAAACATATTACCATCCACATAATTCACGGTAAGCGAGATACCGTCCAGCGTGACCGAGCCTTTTTCCGCTATGAACCGCATCAAATCATGAGGAGCTGAGATAGTGACAATATGTGAGTCACCGAATTTCTCTATTTCCTCAATTACCGCCACACCATCCACATGGCCACTGACGATATGACCGTCCAGACTATCACCAACTCTAAGCGAACGCTCCAGATTCACCTGTTTTCCCGCCTGCCACTGACCACACGCTGTTCGTTCCACTGTCTCGGCTGAAAGCTCAACAGCAAAACCACCAGTAAGCACCTCCACAACCGTAAGGCACGCTCCATTGCAGGCTATGGAATCCCCTAGTTTAATGCTCTCAACAAGAAAACCACAGGCAATCTCCAGCCGCAAATCACCATTTTGCTCAGCTTTTACTATATTTCCAACGTCACTTATTATTCCGGTAAACATTCCAAAATATCCAAACTGTCACTTCCAAGCTTAATATGCTCTATTTCCTTAAACTTTACAAGCGCGCTTAAAGGCTCCATTGCTGAAAGCCCACCATCACCAATAATTATCGGCGCGCGAAACCAATATACCACATCAACCATACCGCTTGCGAGAAAAGCTGTGCTGAGTTTCGCTCCCGCCTCTACCAATATACTGGTAATGCCACGCTCGGTAATCTCCGCTATAGCTTCCGGCAATTCACGGCTAATTACCCATGATTCTTTGCCATCATTTAATAATTTAGCACTCTTAGGAACACGCTTACCTCTATCTAATATTACCCTAAGCGGCGAATGATGCTCAAGCCCTGCGAGGCGACAAGTAAGTAACGGATCATCAACGATTACCGTTCCACTTCCAGTTAAAATAGCGTCATATCGCGCGCGCAGTAAATGCCCATAGTCACGCGCCGCCTTGCCGGTTATCCAACGCCCTGCCGGATGGGTTATTTTTCCATCCAGCGACGTAGCGATCTTAAGCGCTATGAATGGTCTTTTCTTCTCTATCACTGAGAAAAAACCACGAACAATTTCCTGCCCCTCCGCCTCACATATTCCTTCTACAACCTCAATGCCAACGTCTTTAAGCATTTTAACGCCACCACCGCTCACCTGCGGATTTTTATCACGACAGGAAATTACCACCTCTTTAATCCCCGCCTTTATGATCGCCTCCGCGCATGGCGGAGTTTTGCCGTGATGCGAACATGGCTCCAAAGTGACGTATAAGCTCGCTCCTATAACTTCTTTCCCCGCTTCTTTTATCGCTATGGTCTCAGCGTGCGGTCTACCACCATCAGCAGTAACACCATGTGCTATTATCTGATTATTCTTTACGATAACCGCGCCAACATTAGGGTTAGGATAAGTACGTCCCGCCTGCCCGCGCGCCAAACGCAAAGCGACTCGCATATATCTTTCATGATAAGATTTCGTATCACTATGCAAAGATAACACCTATTCCGCCTGCTTGGTTTCTTCGGTAATAGTAGTTGTTGTCGTAGTGGTAGTTACCGTCTCTGAATCAGAACTATCTTCCTGAATAACCTCTTTGTCATCCTTATTATTTTCATCTACCACACTTTCCGCCCATTTTTCTTGCTCGCTACGCTGTTTACCATAAGTGGTTATACACTGCCAGTGACGGCACGGCTCACCAATCGTTGGCATATGTTTTCCAACACCATCCGCCCAGTCATATATCCGGCTGCAGCCGCTTACAGTCAGAACTAAACAAATAAAACAAAATATTTTTTTACTCATTGTTACCCAGCTCCTGCGCTATATCACCAAAATCCTTCGCCTCACGGAAGTCACGATAAACTGAGGCAAAGCGTATATAAGCGACACTATCAATCTTTTTAAGCTCATCCATGACAGTCGTGCCAATAAGTGAGGTTGGTATCTCACTTTCGCCTAGACTTTCCAATTTCTGAGCGATACGAGTAATGAGCTGCTCGGTCTGCTCTGGTGAAACCGGACGTTTCCTAAGCGCTATTCCAATAGAACGAGCGAGTTTCTCACGGTCAAACATCCGCCGCTCACCATTCTTCTTCAGCACGGTAAGCTCACGAAGCTGTACTCGCTCAAAAGTAGTAAAACGAGAGTTACATTCAGGACAAAAACGACGGCGGCGAATGGTAAGACCATCCTCACTCGGACGAGAATCCTTCACCTGCGTATCCATATGACCACAAAACGGGCATTTCATATTTCAATCTTCCTCTTACCTGCCATACCGCCGCAGGGCGGTATACATGTCTCTACAATATTTAAGTAATCTCATTATAAAGATCCTTACACTTAGAATTCATGTCCATTATCTGTCCTAGCTTCCAATTTCTTTTCCAGTTTTTCACTTGTTTTTCCCACCTTATTGCATTCTCAATTCCTTCATGGATTTCGTAATACACCAAACTCGCAAGATCATATTTTTTACTAAACCCATCGACCTGTTTTTCTTTATGTTGCCAAATGCGTTTAGCTAAATCACTCGTCACTCCTATGTACAAAGTCCCAAAAGGTTTGTTGGTTTATATACACATATCTTTTCTTCATAACCTCTCTAACATAGATTCCGCCCTGCGGCGGAATGACGTGTTTTACCCCTGCTCAAGCCCCTCATAAATTGGGAATTTCTCGCACAAATCGGCTACTTTAGCTTTTACTTCGCTCTCAACCGCTGAATTATCACCGCCTTGCGTAAGACCATCAAGAACATCACCAATAAGCTCACCAATCTGTCTAAACTCAGCCTCACCAAAACCACGTGTCGTTCCCGCTGGTGTTCCCAGACGAATGCCTGAGGTAACAAATGGTTTTTCTGGATCAAAGGGAATTGCGTTCTTATTGCAGGTAAGCCCAGCCCGCTCCAAACTTTCCTCCGCTGCTTTTCCAGTAAGTTTCTTAGGACGCAGATCAACCAACACTATATGGCTGTCAGTTCCACCGGTCACAATATCCACACCACGTTTTACCAGCGTACCGGCGAGAACTCGCGCATTATCCAAAACTTTTTTACCATATTCTTTGAACTCAGGCTTTAACGCCTCACCAAACGCCACCGCTTTAGCTGCGATAACATGCATGAGTGGTCCTCCTTGCGCGCCAGGGAAAATCGCTGAATTAAATTTTTTCGCGAGTTCCTCATCGTTGGTTAGGATTATCCCTCCACGTGGTCCACGCAGTGTCTTATGTGTCGTGCTAGTCGCCACATGCGCGTGTGGAAACGGTGATGGATATACACCAGCAGCAATAAGACCGGCATAATGCGCCATGTCCACCATCAAATAAGCGCCAACTGAATCGGCAATACTGCGGAAACGAGCGAAATCAATCACCCGACTATAAGCTGAACCACCAGCGACAATAAGCTTTGGTTTATGTTCCTTCGCCAGACGCTCCACCTCATCATAATCAATAAGCGAATCCTCTTTGCGCACACCATACTGCACCGCGTTAAACCATTTGCCGGACATATTAGGCTTCGCGCCATGCGTCAAATGTCCACCTGCTGCCAGCGACATGCCAAGAAAGGTGTCGTTTGGTTGAAGCAGAGCGAGAAACACTCCCTGATTCGCCTGCGAGCCAGAATTTGGCTGCACGTTTGCGTACCCGCAATTAAACAACTTACATATACGATCAATAGCTAGCTGCTCCACCTTATCAACAAACTCACAACCACCATAGTAACGCTTATTAGGATAACCTTCAGCGTATTTATTGGTCAGCACCGAACCCTGCGCCCTAAGCACCGCTTTGCTCACGATATTCTCAGAAGCGATAAGCTCAATCTGGGTTTGCTGACGGTTAAGTTCCTCATTTACCGCCGCGAAAACTTCCGCATCAGCGGAAGATAGATCTGTTTCAAAAAAATTATTCATTGTCTCTTCCATTTTCTCCGCCAGATTACTCATTTATTGTCCTTCTTTAGATTGTTTATTTACCTTTACTTACTCTTTCCGCGTGTGTCTGCTGTTGTTGCTGTTTTTCATTTGCTGGCGCGGTATCTATCATAGCGTTTTTGGCAAGATTTAGCTTGATCCTTTTAACTTCTTCTGCGTTTATGGTACCATCGTCCCTAAAAGCTTTTAGTACTTTTCTATCAATTGTTTTTTGCTGTCCATCAGCTATAGAATGCATCGCTGAAATCATCATAAATGTACCATCTTTAATTTCCGGCTTATTAACACTATTTTCGTTAGTTGAAATCGCATTGTCTACCGCTCTTTCCAGCTGAGTAGCTATTTCAGTGGCCACTTTTTTAGTGCTATTACTTGGCATTATTTTTCTCCTTTATTTGTTTTTTATATTTGATAATTTATCCACTCGCCTTTCATGTCTGCCGCCTTCAAACTCACTATTCAAGAATTGTCGTACGCAGTCTTTCGCGGTTTCGTCACCAATAAGCCGACCACCAAGGCACAACACATTGGCATTATTATGCCTGCGTGCGAGGCTTGCTGAAAGACCATCATGACAAAGAGCTGCCCGCACCATCGGCTCACGATTAGCGGCGATACTCATACCAATACCGGAGCCACAAACCAATATTCCCTGTGATTTCGGATTTTTCTTTATCCAACCGTTCATCTTCACCGCGTAATCAGGATAATCAACTGACTGCGTGCTATCACAGCCCAGATCCTCCACCTCAACACCAGTTTCTCGCAAATAGTTAGAGAGAATACTCTTTAGCTCAAATCCACCATGATCACTTGCTATAGCTACTATATCTTTTGCCATTTTATTCTATATCTATTTATTTTTATATCAAAATAACCAATACTACACTATATGTGGGCGCAACATAATTACACCTTTTACCCAAAAGCGCAACTTTATTAAACAAAATTATTAAAATTCCAAAAGAGTTAAAAAATGGGATTATTTGAATTATCACTATTTTTTGCGGTTACAGCCCTTGCCGGAGCGATAAATTCAGTCGCTGGAGGCGGCACTTTCCTTACATTTCCGGTATTTATAATGAATGGGCTTACCGCTTATCAGGCCAACATAATGAGTACCATAGCATTATGGCCGGGCACGATAACCAGCGCCTATGGCTATAAAAACATACTTAATATTGATAGAAAACGCTTCACGCCACTACTTATCATTGGGCTAATAGGTGGAGCCGCCGGTTCTATTACTTTCCTTAAAACATCTGATATATTTTTCAAACAGCTAGTCCCATATTTACTATTATCAGCGACCATCATCTTTACCTTTGGCAGAAATTTTATCGCTCTTCTGCATAAAAAACTCCCAAACAAACCCTCTGACAAAAATCAATATAATATTTTGGGCAATATATTTCAGCTTGTTATAGCTTTTTACGGAGGCTATTTTGGTGCTGGCATCGGAATATTAACCCTAGCTATGCTCCAACTTATTGGCTTTTCCAACATACATGAAATGAACGCCATTAAGACTATACTGGTCTGCGCAATTAATTTCGTAACCGTAATAATTTTTATTATAAGCGGCGTTGTCGTTTGGAACTTAGCGGCGGTGATGATAGCTGGTGGAATGCTTGGCGGATATGTCGGCGCGAGAATCGCTCTAAAAATACCACCAAACTATGTCAGGATTTTTGTCAGCGTAATTGGTTTTTCCATGAGCTTGTATTTTTTTACGCGTAGCTAATTAATTTTATATTTATTGCTTGAGTAACTAGGAGCGCTTACATATAATCACTACGAGTAATCAAAAAGAAAAGGTATATTGTTATGATTCAGTCAGCGTTTGTAGCATCAATGTCGGCAATGCCAGCAGCTAAAAAAGCTCACGTAATAGTGCTTGGAAATGAAAAAGGCGGTTCTGGAAAAACCACAACCTGCATGCATCTTATTGTCGCTCTTCTACGTCTTGGCTTTTCGGTGGGCACTATTGATATTGACTCACGTCAGCGCTCACTTTCTCGCTATTTGGAAAACCGCAGGCAAACCACGCTAAAAGAAAATGTATCTCTGCCACAACCTCAACATATAGTGGTTCATCGCAGCACATTAAATATTATAAGAGACGCGGAGCGTGATGAAAGAGAACGCTTTAATAAAGGCATAAAACGCCTAATTGACAACAATGATTTTGTTATTGTTGATAGTCCAGGAAATGATACTTTCCTCTCCCGCCTTGCCCATGCTCACGCTGATACGGTTATTACCCCAATCAATGATAGCTTTGTGGATCTTGACGTCCTCGCCAACGTTGATGGTCACAGCATGAAAATAATTAAACCAAGTATTTACAGCGAAATGGTCTGGGAACAAAAATTAATGCGTGCTAAACGTGATGGTGGCTCTATTGAGTGGATAGTGATGCGTAACCGTTTGAGCAACATTGACGCTAAAAACAAACGCTTTATGACGCAAGCGACCAGTGAACTCGCAAGGCGTATCGGTTTTAGAGTGGCACCGGGATTTTCAGAGCGGGTTATTTTCCGTGAGATGTTCCTGCAAGGTCTTACCGTGTCTGACATAACCGAGATGAATAATGGCAAAGGTCTTTCTATGTCACATATCGCAGCCCGCCAAGAAGTGCGTGACCTGCTTAAAACTCTGCGTATTCCTCTACTTGATGAAAAAATAAATAAGCCTCAAACCGATGAGGAAGAAGATAAAAACGACGCAGACACACCAAACGAAACGCAAAGCAAAGAATCTATCAGCGGCGAAGTCGTAGAAGAATCGGAAGATAAAGAGCAAGAAAAAGAGTTAGAGGCGATGGCATCTTAACAAAGTCATATGATACGCTAGACTCTTTCCATACAGCGCCTTAACTATCAACTCCATCCACCGTAACTTGCCGGTTCTGGGTAGAGCTCTGCCATGCTTACTGATGTACCATTTGATAGCACCACCCGTACATGTTTACGCTGTAACATACGCGGCTCAGGAACTCCACAAGAATGAGCGAGCATACACACTTCCTTATGCATATTATTCGCGTAATTCATTACCCGCACTGACTTATCCTCCAAATTAAGCCCATATTGTAACTTTTTATTATGAGTCGTAATCCCAGTTGGGCAGGTATTTTTATTACATTGTAAAGCCTGAATACAGCCAAGAGCGAACATGAATCCTCGAGCCGACACCACAAAATCAGCTCCCACACAAAATGCCCATGCGACCTCTGATGGGTTTATCAGCTTACCACTAGCGCATATTTTTATACGGTTCCTAAGCTTATACTCTTTAAGCTTATCAACAACTATCGGCAGACTCTCTTTAAGCGGCACTCCCATATTATCAATCAAACTCATCGGCGCGGCACCAGTTCCACCATCAGCGCTATCAATCGTAATGAAATCTGGCGCGCTTTCTATACCCCTACTATTTACCTCAGAAAACAATAAATCAAAAAAATTGTAAGCTCCTACAACTGTCTTAAATCCAACTGGTTTTCCAGTCATATTGCGTATATAACTAATAACATCCAATAAATCATCAACACTGCTAATATCGGGATGACGGTTTGGACTTATAGCGTCATGACGTACGGAAATGCCACGTATATCAGCGATCTCCTTAGTCACTTTAATACCTGGAAGAATACCACCCTTACCAGGTTTCGCGCCCTGACTTAATTTTATCTCAAACATCTTAACTTGTTCGTGCGCGGCTACCGCTTTTAATTTCTCCTCATCAAAGCCACCATCGGGCTTACGTACACCGAATTTTGCCGTACCAATCTGAAAAACAATATCAGCTCCTCCTTCAAGGTGGTAGGGTGACAAACCACCCTCACCAGTGTTAAGCCATATGCCAGCCATCTTCGCTCCTCTTGACAAAGCTCTTATCGCTGGAATGGAGATAGCTCCATAACTCATACCAGAAATATTAAACAGTGAGCTGGTAACATATGGCTGCCTGCAATACTCTCCTATGGTAACGGCGGTAGGCTCGGTAGCATCCTCGTCAAGAGTTGGAAAAGAACCATTTACAAAATAAATAGTACCAGCCGGACGCAGATCACGAGTAGATCCAAAAGCTATGGTACTATCCACATTTTTCGCCGCCCGATAAGCCCATGAACGCTCCGCCCGATTAAATGGCATCTCCTCACGATCTTGAGCAAAAAAATACTGACGGAAAAATTCCCCCAAATGCTCAAATAAATAACGAAATCTAGCGAGAACTGGGTAATTTCTCCTCAGTGTGCTTTTAGTCTGTGTTTTGTCTATCAGATAAGCGAAAAATACCCAAAGTACGACCAAACCAATCGTAAACACAAAAAGGTACGTTAAAAACTCTAATATACCGACAACGAATAGTGGCAAACGTTCCATGCCATCCCCATATT from Rickettsiales bacterium includes these protein-coding regions:
- a CDS encoding sulfite exporter TauE/SafE family protein; the protein is MGLFELSLFFAVTALAGAINSVAGGGTFLTFPVFIMNGLTAYQANIMSTIALWPGTITSAYGYKNILNIDRKRFTPLLIIGLIGGAAGSITFLKTSDIFFKQLVPYLLLSATIIFTFGRNFIALLHKKLPNKPSDKNQYNILGNIFQLVIAFYGGYFGAGIGILTLAMLQLIGFSNIHEMNAIKTILVCAINFVTVIIFIISGVVVWNLAAVMIAGGMLGGYVGARIALKIPPNYVRIFVSVIGFSMSLYFFTRS
- a CDS encoding FMN-binding glutamate synthase family protein; amino-acid sequence: MERLPLFVVGILEFLTYLFVFTIGLVVLWVFFAYLIDKTQTKSTLRRNYPVLARFRYLFEHLGEFFRQYFFAQDREEMPFNRAERSWAYRAAKNVDSTIAFGSTRDLRPAGTIYFVNGSFPTLDEDATEPTAVTIGEYCRQPYVTSSLFNISGMSYGAISIPAIRALSRGAKMAGIWLNTGEGGLSPYHLEGGADIVFQIGTAKFGVRKPDGGFDEEKLKAVAAHEQVKMFEIKLSQGAKPGKGGILPGIKVTKEIADIRGISVRHDAISPNRHPDISSVDDLLDVISYIRNMTGKPVGFKTVVGAYNFFDLLFSEVNSRGIESAPDFITIDSADGGTGAAPMSLIDNMGVPLKESLPIVVDKLKEYKLRNRIKICASGKLINPSEVAWAFCVGADFVVSARGFMFALGCIQALQCNKNTCPTGITTHNKKLQYGLNLEDKSVRVMNYANNMHKEVCMLAHSCGVPEPRMLQRKHVRVVLSNGTSVSMAELYPEPASYGGWS